The genomic interval AGGCACGATCGAGCAAGCCATGCCGGGTGCTGTTGCGATCGAAATGATCCACGCTTATTCGTTGATCCACGACGACCTGCCCGCCATGGACGATGACGATCTACGTCGTGGACGGCCGACGGTCCACATCGCATTTGACGAGGCCACGGCGATTTTGGCCGGTGACGCACTGCAGCCTCTCGCCTTCGAACGCTTGTGTCAGGGAATCCCCAAATCGGCCGTGGCCGCCGAGGCGGTCGCCATTCTGGCTCGCGCGGCCGGACCGTCTTTTCTGGTGGGCGGCCAAGCAGACGATTTGAATGCGGAGCTGGAACGCGGCAAGACACTCGACCGCAGCGACGATTGCACGGACGATTCTTCTGACGATTCTTCGAACGATTCCGCGGAATCCCAGCCCTTGCGGACCGCGGAACACCTGGAATCCATCCATCGTAGAAAGACAGGCGCTCTGTTTTCAGCCTCGCTGGAGCTGGGCGCCGTGTTGAGCGAGGCGAATTCGCAGCAACGCGCTCGCTTGGCCGATTATGCTGCAGACCTGGGATTGGCGTTCCAAGTCGTCGATGACCTGCTGGATTTCACCGCCGATGCGGAAAGCCTCGGAA from Stieleria varia carries:
- a CDS encoding polyprenyl synthetase family protein, with product MTTDRSTAAPASGQSQASAQFADAENDHASSTSDGGVGVFRSAIEHALDEACRFETGCPQRLADAIRYAVLAPGKRLRPALVLMAAEACGGTIEQAMPGAVAIEMIHAYSLIHDDLPAMDDDDLRRGRPTVHIAFDEATAILAGDALQPLAFERLCQGIPKSAVAAEAVAILARAAGPSFLVGGQADDLNAELERGKTLDRSDDCTDDSSDDSSNDSAESQPLRTAEHLESIHRRKTGALFSASLELGAVLSEANSQQRARLADYAADLGLAFQVVDDLLDFTADAESLGKRTGKDSDRGKLTYPSLLGLDATREKARRLVESARGHLDLLGDSAWRLDQLARFVLERTH